The genomic segment CAAAATGTCAGGACGTTGATTAATTCCGCTATTAAATAAACTAACTCGGTTATTTGACAATCAAGAGAATTCAATTTTTCTCAGAAATAAACTTCGAATCTTGATAATTGCGTTTCATTCCGTTTAGTGCCGTCACATACGTCGACGtataacttcttccaaataaaCACGTTTTGACATGTTTTTAGAAGACATTATGTACATACAGACCAGAACAAGCATCTGCGGTTGCTAGTACGTTTTCTATTGATAGACTAAATATTTGAATATTcttctgaaataaaaagaatatacaaaTTTGAGTATGTTACATCTTTAGGTATATAGTCGACTTCCGCTCATCCGCTCAATCGAAACATTATTAATGTGAATGagaacttattttataaactagatctaatgtattatttttattattataagcagaacTATAATATTCTACTGTTACAATGTTAAGTGATCGTAAGGAAACACATTTTCTTACGCGCCGTCAAtgatcgaattaaaaattttatagaCTTCATGAAGAGCACTTGATTTCGGCTACATTTGACCACTTACGGCGCGTGATTTTTGATTTATAGTTTCACTTAATATCTGCCAGACTTTACGACGAAAAAACTCCTTTTTATAACTAACCTGATTAGTCTAATAATCTATTAGAATATTATACCTACATACTTAGATTAATGTAACCGTCGTTTCATTAATCTAACCTACATATTATTAAATGTACTTAATTGTGTTAGAATTCATCTTTGTTCGGTTTCAGGTTGGCCCAAAATTTACATTGAAGTATACCATTTTGATTGGCTAGGACGAGCTCATATTTTTGGCTACGGAACTGTAACTGTACCAACCAGTCCCGGATCTTATACTCTCGATTGTTACACTTGGAGACCGTTTGGTAATTTGAGACAACGTTTCGTCCAATATTTTATGGGTACGTAGAATATATttccataaaataataaaaatggatCAATCTTAACGTTTCACCACATTTGCAGATAGCTTCTTTACGAGCAAAGTAGGCTACCACTCACGGTAACTATGATACTTTATATACTCAGAGACAAAAACCAACACACAATACTGAATGTTccctaaaataaaatgtaaaatctATTGAAAGTAAAAATCACTCTGTAAAGGCGCATATACGGGTACCTATAGTTGCTCGTTCGGTTCATCGATTATCTTTTATAGTGTTCTTTCAGTagtcatcatcattcaatctttaCTTGTCCACTGTttgacatagatctccctcataattttctatctgtttcgatcttgtgcctcttgcattaAATTCCTATGGCAAGATTTTAGATCGACAGTCCAACGAGTTGGTGGACGGCCTTTGCTTctgtaggcatcatctcttgatctccattccagtatccgctttgtccatctgttatccgtcATTCCAGCCACTTGACCTGCCCAGTTTCACTTCAGTGTTGCTATTCTCTCTACAGCATCAGCTGTAGAGAGTATTGaaatgcccaacatagcacgctccatcatCCTTTGAGGCACACGGATCTTTTTCACTGTTGTCCTTGTCATAGTCAACGATTCCGCTCCCTTCAGTCCCTTCAGTACTAGGAGGTTGTTAGTACTAATCATCGGATCTGTTGGCGTATTCTAGTAGAATGTCGATGTTTTTTTTGGCATCTATTATTTCTTCGTATTGATTTTGTCAGAGAGATTAGTTTCAATCGACCAATGGTAGGAAAAGTGAGATACCACACATGATGTGGCGGAGTGAAAGAACTCACTAATCTTGAAGCTGGGTGTACTGTATACATAAGTAACTGAACTAGTACCTGATACAGATGCTCACAGGCCATGGCTGCTTCTGTAGCTAGCTTCTCAGGTTCAGGAAGACACATTCCCACCAGTGCCTTTACTGTAATCTTTCGGACACTGTGACATACACGATGTTGGAGTGCAAGCGTTAGGCGGATGAAAGATAGTGTAACTATAGAATGTTTGAATGGTGGAGTTGCTCTCTTTAAAAAAAGAGATTAAAAGGAACTTGCAACTGAGTTCTAAAACAAGCAAGTAGCAACTCGATGGGATTCGGACTTTGACAGGCCGAAATAGGAAAgcaagagaaagagaaagagagagagagacggCAGCGTCGCTGAGGCAGCGGTTAAAAGTGGTTGGTGGTTCGTGTGGGTGTGATTTTCCAGATGAATGAGACAGTCAGTGAGGTCAGTATGCATTTTGTTGTTTAGTGTTCAGTGTTCGTCGCTTATAATATTGTGATTTAAAACTTACATATCACAGTACACCagcttcttcttctacttcacGTGCCacatcagaattatccgacgttgacGATCACTATTACGAAGGCTTCTCGCTCTTCTGTCACATGGAataattgttctgcatttgatatctgagtccattcacgaatgttttgaAACCAaaaaacctgttttcttcctacaccttaacggccttctattttgactttaaggatcagttgtctATATCGATTTCCCCCCACTTTATGtgccagataagacattttccggtGTTTAACAGTTTTCAGTAATTCTCTATCTTTATTGaccctccttagtacttcctcattagtttttttgttgtccaaggtatcttcagcatccttctataaatccacatttccaatgctccAATTTTGTTTATacttgatacttttagtgtcACACTGCACTTCTGTTCactacaaaagtacagaccaaatatagcacttaaccattattTGTCTAgattctaaactgagatgattattgcaaaaaaaatgccttaattttcaaaaaatagttttagtaattgctattcttcgttttatttctatgtctcgatctagttggtccgttatgacagttaccaaatatgtaattttgtgaactATTGCAACTTGGACTCAATTTAATTGAAACTCTGTCTGCATCTGGATGTGGGTTACGACTAAAGACTAAacatttggttttgtttgagtttattttaatgcccatttcctccttcgtgaatacgatcaagtagaatttggagaccttcaatattttctgacagaattactgtatcatTCGCGTATCCGCGTAATATGTGTaattacattaagtagttccccctTGATTTTGATTCCATTTGACAGTagctcaagtgcctttttaaatattcGATCCGagaacattgaacaatgttggagACAAAATGGAATCTTGTCTGACTTCTCGTTGTATGAAAATTTCGTAGGTGTAATTGTCTCTAATTTTTAATatagtttgattccagtacagatttttaTTAACACGAATGTCTTTGTcatctattcctatattttttagcatctgcattaattttttccctcataatttactatggaatcactaacaggagaattttactgtcatcatggcatgtatttgtctttttaaagacgaattacatgttatgatcttttctgacggatattctcaagttaaagttgatttcatgtaatcgaatgaactatcttataagtaaagtcgtcccaggaacgcaactcaacaatattggcaatatcattttaaagtcgtctactttaaaatgtataaggtatgtctgaattgtcaatatagatgagtcagataaaattaaattattagaagaatttttcactaagtaacaaaaaacaaaatttgtttaatttactaatgtttgtattttgagaacgatttccgaagtggaaattgaaacgtcaataaacgtattttaacctttaattgtggcttattcccatttaaatagtaattaatttttgtaatctGTAATAGGATATATAACACAAAAAGTGTCTCCctagttcccatagcatttctaaaaccaaattgggtttcttcgAGATCTTCTTGGCATTtgagtctaattctgttgtgaaatattcttaggaaaatcctaagagtgtggctcattagccTAATTTATCgatattttgagtattttctagcactgtgttttttaggtattatAACAAAGATGGAAGCCAGTTTGCGGGACTCGCTCCATGTAATATATtgcattaaaaagttttactaGTATTTTTATGTTATCTTTATCTATTAGCTTCTGCATCAGTTGGTGTATCATTTGAACCACAAGCTTTCCTAATTTTAGCATTTTTTAAAGCGTGTTCTACCTCAACTTTCATAATTTCTGCGGCGTCAGTGCAATTTTGGCAGGATTCGGTAATATTATTTCTGTCATCTTTAAATAACTCTGATACCTATATACAGTtgccattcttttcttatttcgttctcatttacaataattttgttgttattgtaaaCTAGTGAAgagggaactcgttttttaaatatgttgcttatttcttttacttctttgtgcacattaaaaaaaaagtcgTGCCTAGATATCACATCCTTCATTTCGTCGCATCTTTTTACTGCGCGCGGAATTGGCCACTATTATGCGCGATATTACCGAGTTCATGCAAATGATCATGCAAATGATATTGctcagattatttttttttaattatcttttttaatataattgGCTCAAACATTGCCAATTTTTGAAAAAACGATATTATAACATAGACGATACCGTTATAACAGTTTCTTCTAAGGAAAAATTTGAGGCTATCCTGGATAGAAAAAAGAGCattttttaataaactaagtCAGTTTTTAATATCggttaaacaaaaattttatttcaggTGGTGGATTACAGTTACGAAACTTCGAACAACTTTTATCGCCTGGGGAAAGATACCAACTATCTACCGAAGCAATGGGTGTGGTTACATTTGATCTTTCTTTAGTTTTTAGAAATTTTAGTAACTATGGAGTTGAATACTAAAATGAAAGTTATTATTTTCATTGGATTATTGGCAAACGTTGCCATAGCCAAAAATAAATCCACAACTGCAGCTTCAACTACAGAAAAGCATACTACTTCTACTATACCTGAAGAAAATTTTACCGTAGCCAATTCTATATGCGAGGACAATTCCACGTATTGTGATAATTCAACTGAagttccattttcgaattttacTATTCAACCTTCAAAAAATGAGACTGTTAGGAAAGAAATTGCCCCTGTAGGAGAATCTGTACAGGAGGATTTTTGTACGTGCGATTTGCAAGTAAGTCATCGTAGCAACAAGTAGATACCTATGTATGAATATGAAATTAAACTTAACTTGGGTTTTCATTTAAATGTTTTGCTTTCCTTGATGAATGTATCTACGGATATTTTCTTCTGCTGAGAGTGAGATTTGCTTTGCTCAATGGTGTTATGCAGCTCAATGGAGGTCATTTATGATGGAAATCTCTTTGTGATCCGAATTGATCTGATATCTAAATAGTAGATGGCATGGTAATCAATGACTAGATCAACGTACGTATTATGTGTGTTCTTCATCgccattttcttctttctttttaataaatttcaccATTAAGTGCTGTTCTCTAGATAAAAGCCAGCAACTTTCTTATCAGGAGATACACAAAAGATATAGGTTCCAATTTTACTATCTGGTATGTCCATAATTACCTCTCCTCTCTCCTCTCCACTCCTCTCCTCTCCTCTCCTCTTTTATAATGcttttttattctactgtatacctacctaataaaaatattatactcTTACTGTCGggagatgcattttatccaagccggttTTGTGCGACGCTCTTGAATGAGAAATGAACAGCTGGCGAAAGCCGACAACGCTATGCCTGTATTCTCCGTAAGAATAGCATTACTCTATCTCAGCTGTACTGCACCCTAAGTGTGAATTTTACTATAGAATGCATATGCAACACATGATAGACGAGTTCCTGGCCGTAATTATCAAAAATAGTAGTCTTACTAACCACAACGACTACAGTGCTGTATTATATATGTTAAGAAAATATTgtagttttttttcttttgttaggAAAACTTTTGTGACATAAACTGTTGCTGTGACAAAGACTGCTCTTTAGAGAATAAGGAAGTTTTCCAATATTGTTTGTCGGAACCTAGATTTTACGATACAAGATACTGTGACTATATGAAATATATTTATGTAAACAACACACCTGTCAAATGGCATATTAACCAAAACGGACTATTTTGTTTTATCAAGAGTAATCATCCCCCATCTTATATAATTCAACGTAAACACGTAAGTATTTATTATTAgtacgagccctaacaactatataATGGGACAAACTAAAATACATGCAAAATTCAGAGAGTTGacagtttatttttttctaatcatCTTTTTTAATGTATTACTATGTAATGAGTTAATAACTAATAATATAAGTTCAATCAgaaacacaaaacaaaatatacttaCTCTAACAGTACTAATTAATAATAAAGTGCGTTTAATTTGTTGACAACTAAATATTGGGACATAGAacgaatatttatatttaaaacggaGTAGCATCGCCCTTAGACTTTATGACCCCTCGAATTCGGTTGAGCATTTACTTGACAAATGATCTGCAATGTTCAGAGGTAAATTAATTGCAAATCtgctcttttttgtcttttaggTTCGTGTAATGTCCGTTGTGAGTTATTCGTtagtatttgtttaattttttgcttgTTTCATTGACATTTAGGTCAAGACTGTTAGAAGGCGAAGAAAGGACATTTATATTGTGGTTTCCAAACCAGTTGTTTGTGGTTCTAGCCGTATCACAGCCCGCTTCGCCCTGCTGAAAAATATAATTCCAGCCAGCATTTAATTTCACAATACTTGGAAGTAGGCTATTTTCAGTTATTtaataatactttatttcctttttgacaaatacagtttgtataggatcagtcacagtttagaaaacaaaattagtaaatataaatgtaaatctaaaattAGGCTAAACCTAAAATTACAAAACAAACACAAATAGAAAATGTAAATTACTAgcatatacctacttaaaataatgtcaactactaaaatattcatcaacagaataaaacgtattctgcaataaaaaatcttttaaagttaatttaaatattttcatattcttacatttttttattggctcgggTAACTTATATATTCGTTGAGCTATTACTGCAGGTGAGTAAAAATGCATATTTCCTTTAGAAAAAggcacatgtaatttttgattctgccttgtatttatattgtgaatttgactattagttttaaatttcttaaaatttgaatgaataaaaacacaaacttcaaaaatatataagcacggcacagttaaaagtttatatctaGTAAAATAACTCTTACAGCTAGTTATTCGAGAAATACCAGCAATACAATGGACTTATTCTCTTTTAAGATAGAAAGACTTCACTGAATTTACAAGACGTACCCCAAAATACTATGCCATACTGCAAACGAGACTCCACCTGAGCATAATACAGCATAATTAGCTGTTTTTCACTTAGTATATCTTTGAGGTTTCGAAGTAGGTAGCATGCTgagtttattttttgaataatatcATCACATTGGCTTTTCCAATTGCGACATTCATCAACATACAAACCCAAAAACTTTAGGCATTGAACTTTTTCAATAGATACCCAAATCATCACTCATTTAGGAAATTTTACGGTCCGTTTCAGTCTTTGTGAAAAGCTGCATGCTTAGTGCGAATAACTCGTTTGCGGTAATCAACACATACGTCGATAATTTTGATTCTTCGCTAAAAATTACTCGGGACCAATCTTCTACCGTTCAAGAAAGTTTATATTTTGCTTAAATGAGCTTGACTTGCTTTTATTTTGCTGTTAAAAGTGGCTTAACCTATGCCTAGAAGAAACTatgttaaaatataataaactatgAGTACACTTTTAAGTTGTTACATGTAATTCAACCTTATAAAGCTTTAATCGAGATTTATGTTTCCTGTTGCAACAGCATTTTCTTGACTGATTTAATCGAGCTTCATGATTCCATTTATCTATAACTTGCCTTAGAGTATTCCTTTGACCTTTTTTGTGaacttttactaattttttttcttattcctATCCTATCAGAAACTAGTTTTGGGCCACCAGGgattttacatttttatctaAGATACTTCATGTTTCCTCATAATGCTTAATTATATTCCATACTGTAGTTTTAGGAGTATTCATTTCATCCCCTCTTCAAAGATTGTTTTATTGCGGCAACAATTTTTAATCAACAACtcagcatttttttaaattatacagataccattttattgaaataatacaGCAATTTTACAAGAAATTATTTGTAGAATATCGTTTGAAGTGTGTTAAAATGTACGGCTGCATTGTTTTTGCAGCCTAACTATCTTATCTGGTGTGGTTTTTAGCAGTTACTTCATACTGTCCCATTATTTAGCTGTCACTAATGTTTACATATTTTGATGATCCTTGTGGCATTAATAGGTTATTTGGGTTGTACAACACAATATTGATTTCGTTTTGTGATTacatatcatttaaaatattgcttaCTCAGCATTATTAtcataactattaaaaatataataaatgaacaGT from the Diabrotica undecimpunctata isolate CICGRU chromosome 1, icDiaUnde3, whole genome shotgun sequence genome contains:
- the LOC140431570 gene encoding B9 domain-containing protein 2-like isoform X2, whose product is MAEVHIIGQICQAKDFPKQSLFCKWHIHIGNNWKLIAGKKEGQTQVSWSQFDNICRWDFPIDVHLVTTGIKGWPKIYIEVYHFDWLGRAHIFGYGTVTVPTSPGSYTLDCYTWRPFGNLRQRFVQYFMGGGLQLRNFEQLLSPGERYQLSTEAMGVVTFDLSLVFRNFSNYGVEY